The Spirulina subsalsa PCC 9445 region GAAACTTTTACTACAAGTGTGGGATCAAGTCCCTCCCCCCCTCCAAACTCAGGAGGCGATCGCCCTCGAAGTCATCCCCCCCCAAACCACCCAACGCTGCACCGCTTACTATCAGGCCCGGAAACGGGGAGTTTATCGTTGGCAAAACGTGGATTTACGCACCGCCTCCCCCTTGGGCTTGTTTTGGTGTCGTCGCAGCCACTCCGCCCCCGGCAAAGCCATTGTTTACCCCACCGTCTTACCCCTCACCTACTGCCCCCTCGTGGAAAGTTTAGGCCAAGACGACACCCTACAAATTGAGCGCGATCGCCGCTACCAATCCGCCACCCAAGGCATCACCAAAGCCCTCCGCCCCTACCGTCTCGGAGATCCTACCCGCCTCATCCACTGGCGCACCAGCGCCCGTTTAGGCATCCTACAAGTCCGAGAATTGGAAATGCTCACCAGTGGCCAAGAAGTGGTCATCTGTTTAGATACCCAGCACCCCTGGGACCCAGACAGCTTTGAACAAGCGGTAACAGCCACAGCCTCCCTTTATTTTTATGCCAGTCGCGCCCAACTCGCCGTTAAATTATGGACGGCTAAAACGGGCTTAGTCCAAGGCAATCACTTAGTTTTAGAAACCCTAGCCGCCACCTCTCCCCAAGAAGAAAGACACGGGGATCCCCCCCAAAATGTCCCCCTCGTTTGGCTAACGTCTTCCCGACAAACCTTGCAAAATTTGCCGACTGGGAGTTGTTATGTGTTGTTCCCCGATCCCCTAGCCGGAACGATTGCACCCATTCTTCAATCTACCTATCCCGGGTTAGTAATTGATCCCGAAAAAGGTTTACAGCAACAACTTCAACGCAGGATTTGTTAAAAAAATGGCCTCAAAATTTGCACTTTTTTTGTTGACTTTTGACTTTTGTAGTGATATTATTAGATAATGGGAGTGGTTGCTTTCATTGACAGGTTCAACCACTCCCATTATGAAAAAACTTTAACTAAAAACATTATCCCAAGGCCTCGCCCTTTCGTCAAAAAAAATTACATTTCGTTACATAATGTGATCAAGTTTTCAATTTCTAGCCTGAACAATCCTGCCCGTGTTAAGTAGCATTTAAGGAAAAATAGTGCTAGAACAGAAAATACGACTTTGAACGTGTTTTCAAATCTGTTTTCCAATCCATCCCAATAACTCACCCCATCTTTAACCGAGAAACCACCATGATTTTAACGAACTTAGAGAGCGTTCCTGGAAAGACCATCGTTAAACACTATGGCATAGTCCAAGGTAGCACCGTCCGAGCGAAAAACGTTGGTAAAGACATTTTAGCGGGACTACAAAACCTAGTCGGGGGGGAATTAAAAGGCTATACCGAATTATTGCAAGAGGCACGACAAGAGGCCGTTAATCGGATGATTGCTGAGGCGGAAAAAATGGGAGCGAATGCCATCATAAATGTACGTTTTGCCACCTCTTCTATTTCCCAAGGAGCCGCAGAACTCTTTGCCTATGGAACAGCCGTTCAAGTCATGTAAAGGTGTGAATAGTTAATAGATAGGGTCTGCTGACTGTTTACAAATAAAACCTTGAGGATTAAATTATGACAGCAATCTTTGACTTGATTGTAATTATTTTAAGTCTAGGGATTCCCTTGTTTTTGCTGATTTTAGGTTATTTTGTAGGTAGCTGGCGGGAGAAATCCCATTTTCAAGACTTAGAACAACGAGAGAAAAAAACGGCGGACTTAGAGACTTGGAACTATGGAGGAAAGCAAGAATTTCTACGGGCAAAAAAAACAACTTTGGTTGTGGGGAGTGTTGTATTAACGTCAGATTATTTTAAACAGTTTATCCTCGGTTTCGTTCAGCTAACTGGGGGCAAAATAACGGTTTATGAAAGTATTGTAGAACGCGCTCGTCGGGAGGCACTTTTACGGATGAAAGAACGAGCTATTGGTTGGGGCGCGACCAAAGTAGTCAATGTGCGCTATACCAGTAGTTCATTAAATGGGAATAATCCCAAAGATGGGGGGTTTTCGATTGAAGTTATTGCCTATGGCACCGCTATTCAAGATTAGGAGAAAAGAGGCAAAAGGCAGGATGTAGGAGGGAATAGGGAATAGGGAATAGGGAATAGGCAACCTTAACAAGTTAAGCTTGTGTGCATTTTTTCAAGTCCCATATATAGTGTCCAATTAATTGGACACTATATATGGTCTGCTGAATATCCCTCTAAGCATTGTTACTAGGACTTTTAGCCGTTTATACCAAATTAAATAGACTTGAGGGCAAAAAGCTGAATTTCCCCTGTTCCCTGCTCCCCTGCCCCCCTGCTCCCCTGTTCCCTAGCCCAGTTATTCAGCAGACCCTAGTTAGTGAAAGTACAATTAATCATAGAAAGCATCCGGTGAGTTGGGAGAAAACTGTGAGAAAACAAACCCTAGGGAGAACTTGCGCGATCGCCTTAATCCTACCCTTTCTCTGGAATGTATCGCCGGGGATGGCTCAGGATATGGATCGCCTAGACGAACAACTGCGCACATCTCCCCGTCAAGATGTGTCCAGTGGACAACGAAATGAGGCGGATTTACTGCTCAATCTAGGCAGTCAAGCCCAAAGTCGGGGGGATCTCAATCAAGCCATTGATCTATGGCTGCAAGCCCTCGTTCTCTATGACCGCTTAAACGCTGATGACGGCATGGCACTAGCCTATAAGTATCTTGGCATTGTTTACACCCAATTGGGGCGTTATGATGCCGCAGAGAACGCCCTCCGTCGTCATTTAGCCATTACTCGGGATGAACGGAACTTTTCCGCTCAGGTGTATGCCTTAAATAATCTCGGGGTGGTGTTACTGGAAATGAATAATTTAAGGGGAGCCGAAGCAAGTTTTGCCGAAGCGTTGACCATTGCCCGCAGTATCCGAGATCAAGAGGGGGAAGGCCTCAGTATTAGTAATTTGGGCTTAGTCGCGATCGCGCAACAGAATTACAGCACCGCTATAGCTTACTTTGAACAAGCGTTAGATTATCGGCGGCGAATGCGCGATCGCGCTGGACAAGCCAATACCCTCAATAACTTAGGGGATGCCTACCGAGGCCTAGGGGAAATAGACAAAGCCCTTGCAGAATACCGTCTCGCCCGGTGGTATGCCCAAGAAGTGGGAGACTTACCCAATCAGTTTCGCGCCTTGCGGGGATTGGCGGAAGGTTATGCTCGGGGGAGACGGTGGAGCCCTGCTTTTAAGGCCTTGGATGAGTGGGTTTTATTAGCGCGCACGACAGGGAATTTAGCCCAACAAATGCGGGCATTACATCTTTATGCCCAATATCATACAGGCCTCGGGATTTGGCAGAGAGCGGGGGAATTTTATCAAAGTGCGATCGCCGTTGCGCGTCAGTTAGGAGATGAAACCAGCGAAGCGATTCTATTAAATGAATATTCTCAAGTCGTCTATGGTTTCCCCTTTGGTTTGCCCAGAATGCCTTAAACCCTAAACAGACAAGAGCGAGTGATGAATCCTAACTTTCCCTGACTCTGGCAAAATAAAAACCCGATGTTTAAGAAAATCCCCCTGCACTTAATTCTAACCCTCCAGTTTGTGATCCAAATGTTGGTCGTTGTCGGATTGGTCGGGTATTTTTCCTATCGCAGTGGTCAGGAAGTGGTCGGGGAGTTAGCCCATGAGTGGATGAATACAACAGCCAACAAAATCCAAGCCGAACTAGATCAATTCCTTGGCGATGCGTTGTTACTCTTGGCGACTAATCAGGGCTTAATTGAGCGGCAGCAACTGAATCCCGACGATTTTAGAGAGTTAGAAACCCATTTTTTACAGACGCTCAAACTGTATCCGGGGTTAACCGCCATGAGCTTCTATAATCCCCAGTCTCAGATGATTGGGGTAGCAAACGATAGGTCGGGACTTCTCACAACACCTGAAACCATGATTGTGCTGGAAAAGGCAGAACCGGGTCTAAGTGAGGGTCGGTTTTATCGCTTGAGTGAGGAAGGTGAGCGGCTCGATCTAATCCGGCGGATTCCGAACTGGAATCCCACTCAACGCTCTTGGTATGCACAGGCGCTCCAACAAGACCAACCGGACTGGACTGGCATCAGCGCCTTAGCAGTAGCCCCACTTCCGGCAATTCTAGGGGTGAACTCCATCAAACAAGGGGGGGAAATTCGAGGAGTCATCACCATTACACTGATCCTCAATGACATCAATCAATTTCTGGCCGAGTTGGATCTTTCCCCCCAAGGACAGGTTTTTATTCTCGAAACCACTGGGGAATTAGTCGCCACCTCAACCACTGAAATTGTTGCACCCATTACCCGTCAAGATAATCAGAATGTTTTAACTCGTTTAGGGGTCACGGAAAGTCAGAATCCTTTAACCCAAGCCGTGGGGGAAGCCCTTCTCACTCAAGAACGAGAGAGGGCATCGGGTCAACCCTTCAACTTCCAATTTACCGCCTCTGTGCCGGGGGTGGAACATCGGGGGGTTTTTAAGGGGAATCGCCTTGCTGTAGCGTCTGGGAACGGGAATCGCCAGCGCTTCTTTGTCAATGTTACCCCCTATCAAAATGGTCAAAATTTGAATTGGCAAATTGTCAGCGTTATTCCAGAATCGGATTTGATGGGGGCAATCTATGCCAATTTACGGCGCACCTTGCTACTCGGGGCGGTAGCTTTAGGGGGGGCGGTGGCCAGTAGTCTGTGGATAGCGCGCCGAATTACGCGATCGCTCTCCCACCTCACCGCAACCAGCCAAAACTTTATGACCCAAAGGCGAGAGCAAACCCTTCAACTGACCCGGATTGCAGAAATTGCCACCCTCTCCCAATCCTTTCAAGCCATGATGCTGGCCATTCAAGAAGGCGATATTTTGCGTCACAACTACACCCAAGATTTGGAGCAACAGGTCGCCCTCAAAACCATTGCCCTCACGGAAGCTCAGAAACTGGCTCACATGGGCAGTTGGGAAGTAGATCCCCAGCAAAACACCGTCACCTGGTCAGAAGAAGTCTATCGCATCCATGAGGCGGAAGCTCATCCCCCCACCACTCGCCCCGACCGCGAGATAGTCAAAATTCATCCTCAAGATCAAGAGCATTATCAAAAAAACGTGATTGAAGCCATAAAAGCCGGCCAGTCTTTTGATACAGATGTGCAGATCATAACTTGTCAGGGCAATGTTCGGTTTGTCCAAATCCAAGGGCAGCCCATCTATAATGAGGCCGGGGAGATGGTTAAAATTATTGGCACCACAACGGATATTACAATCCGCAAACAAGCTGAACAAGCGTTAATTCAAGCCAAAGAAGCGGCCGAAGCGGCGAATCAAGCCAAAAGTATTTTCTTGGCTAATATGAGCCATGAACTCCGCACCCCTTTAAATGCCATCCTCGGCTACCCTAGACTATTACTGAATAGCCCCACACTCTCCCCTGAAGACCAGAGCTATATCCGCACCATTGAGCGCAGTGGGGAGTATTTATTAGCCCTAATTAACCAAATCTTAGACCTGTCGAAAATTGAAGCAGGGCGAATGGTTCTCAATGTAACCCCCCTCAAATTACATCAATTACTCCATGAGCTTGATATTATGTTGCAACCTTCGGCACAAGCCAAAGGGTTAATATTCACCCTAGAAAAAGGGGACAATCTGCCGGATTTAATTCAAGCCGACGGGGTGAAGTTACAGCAAGTTTTAGTGAATTTGCTCAACAATGGCATTAAATTCACCTCAAAGGGGACAGTTCGTTTAACGGTGGTCTATTCTCAGGAGGAAGATCCTCCTTCGGCCTCACCCTGCCTCAAGTTCACGATTCAAGATACTGGGGTAGGAATTGCTCCGGAGGAACTACAGACTTTATTCCAAGCCTTTGTACAAACCCAAAGTGGCCGGAATAGCCAGACGGGAACGGGTTTAGGTTTAGTGCTGAGTCAGAAATTTGTGGCGTTGATGGGGGGAGAACTTGAGGTTGAAAGTGAGGTGGGGAAGGGGACAACCTTCAGCTTTGCGCTTCCGATCTCTTGGCCTGAGTCCGATGAGTCGCTGGATTCAGTGTCGGAGTTTATTGACTGGCGACTGGCACCCCAAGAACCTGCTTATAGGATTTTAGTGGCCGATGATGTGGCGGAGAATCGGGAAGTTTTAGTGAAACGGCTGGAATGCTGGGGGTTCAAGGTTTTTGAGGCTGAGGATGGGGAGGATGCGATCGCCCAAGCGGCCCAACATCATCCCGATTTGATTTTTATGGACATTCGGATGCCAAAACTCAACGGGATTGAAGCCAGCCAACGGATTCAACAAATCTTGACCCCTCCCCTTCCCAAAATTATTGCTCTAACGGCCAGTGTGTTTGAGGAAGATCGAACCAAGATTCTGGCCTCGGGTTGTGATGATTTCATCCGGAAGCCGTTTCAAGAACAGGAGATTTTAAACAGTTTAACGCGCCATCTCAAGGCTCAGTTTATTGAACAAAAACAGGGGGGAGTCTCTCCCGCTTGGGAAGAAACCCCCCCCACTTTAGAGATGGAGGATTTAGGGGCTTTACGAATTCTTATAGCTGAGGATAATCTCATTAATCAGAAAGTGCTGTTACTCAACCTCAAAGCACTGGGTTATCAGGCTGATGTGGTTGCCAATGGTTTGGAAGTGTTGGAACGTTTGTCGCTGAACCCCTATGATCTGATTTTGATGGATGTACAAATGCCGGAAATGGATGGGATTACGGCGACACA contains the following coding sequences:
- a CDS encoding DUF58 domain-containing protein, whose amino-acid sequence is MKITRRLHHWLEQRWAAPAYSGGILLTLALCFFGAATNTMAGWLYAISGLILALLGLSILLSMRNLSQLKVRRFPITPVTVGDELAIELELENPTLQPKLLLQVWDQVPPPLQTQEAIALEVIPPQTTQRCTAYYQARKRGVYRWQNVDLRTASPLGLFWCRRSHSAPGKAIVYPTVLPLTYCPLVESLGQDDTLQIERDRRYQSATQGITKALRPYRLGDPTRLIHWRTSARLGILQVRELEMLTSGQEVVICLDTQHPWDPDSFEQAVTATASLYFYASRAQLAVKLWTAKTGLVQGNHLVLETLAATSPQEERHGDPPQNVPLVWLTSSRQTLQNLPTGSCYVLFPDPLAGTIAPILQSTYPGLVIDPEKGLQQQLQRRIC
- a CDS encoding YbjQ family protein, with protein sequence MILTNLESVPGKTIVKHYGIVQGSTVRAKNVGKDILAGLQNLVGGELKGYTELLQEARQEAVNRMIAEAEKMGANAIINVRFATSSISQGAAELFAYGTAVQVM
- a CDS encoding YbjQ family protein yields the protein MTAIFDLIVIILSLGIPLFLLILGYFVGSWREKSHFQDLEQREKKTADLETWNYGGKQEFLRAKKTTLVVGSVVLTSDYFKQFILGFVQLTGGKITVYESIVERARREALLRMKERAIGWGATKVVNVRYTSSSLNGNNPKDGGFSIEVIAYGTAIQD
- a CDS encoding tetratricopeptide repeat protein, which gives rise to MRKQTLGRTCAIALILPFLWNVSPGMAQDMDRLDEQLRTSPRQDVSSGQRNEADLLLNLGSQAQSRGDLNQAIDLWLQALVLYDRLNADDGMALAYKYLGIVYTQLGRYDAAENALRRHLAITRDERNFSAQVYALNNLGVVLLEMNNLRGAEASFAEALTIARSIRDQEGEGLSISNLGLVAIAQQNYSTAIAYFEQALDYRRRMRDRAGQANTLNNLGDAYRGLGEIDKALAEYRLARWYAQEVGDLPNQFRALRGLAEGYARGRRWSPAFKALDEWVLLARTTGNLAQQMRALHLYAQYHTGLGIWQRAGEFYQSAIAVARQLGDETSEAILLNEYSQVVYGFPFGLPRMP
- a CDS encoding response regulator, with protein sequence MFKKIPLHLILTLQFVIQMLVVVGLVGYFSYRSGQEVVGELAHEWMNTTANKIQAELDQFLGDALLLLATNQGLIERQQLNPDDFRELETHFLQTLKLYPGLTAMSFYNPQSQMIGVANDRSGLLTTPETMIVLEKAEPGLSEGRFYRLSEEGERLDLIRRIPNWNPTQRSWYAQALQQDQPDWTGISALAVAPLPAILGVNSIKQGGEIRGVITITLILNDINQFLAELDLSPQGQVFILETTGELVATSTTEIVAPITRQDNQNVLTRLGVTESQNPLTQAVGEALLTQERERASGQPFNFQFTASVPGVEHRGVFKGNRLAVASGNGNRQRFFVNVTPYQNGQNLNWQIVSVIPESDLMGAIYANLRRTLLLGAVALGGAVASSLWIARRITRSLSHLTATSQNFMTQRREQTLQLTRIAEIATLSQSFQAMMLAIQEGDILRHNYTQDLEQQVALKTIALTEAQKLAHMGSWEVDPQQNTVTWSEEVYRIHEAEAHPPTTRPDREIVKIHPQDQEHYQKNVIEAIKAGQSFDTDVQIITCQGNVRFVQIQGQPIYNEAGEMVKIIGTTTDITIRKQAEQALIQAKEAAEAANQAKSIFLANMSHELRTPLNAILGYPRLLLNSPTLSPEDQSYIRTIERSGEYLLALINQILDLSKIEAGRMVLNVTPLKLHQLLHELDIMLQPSAQAKGLIFTLEKGDNLPDLIQADGVKLQQVLVNLLNNGIKFTSKGTVRLTVVYSQEEDPPSASPCLKFTIQDTGVGIAPEELQTLFQAFVQTQSGRNSQTGTGLGLVLSQKFVALMGGELEVESEVGKGTTFSFALPISWPESDESLDSVSEFIDWRLAPQEPAYRILVADDVAENREVLVKRLECWGFKVFEAEDGEDAIAQAAQHHPDLIFMDIRMPKLNGIEASQRIQQILTPPLPKIIALTASVFEEDRTKILASGCDDFIRKPFQEQEILNSLTRHLKAQFIEQKQGGVSPAWEETPPTLEMEDLGALRILIAEDNLINQKVLLLNLKALGYQADVVANGLEVLERLSLNPYDLILMDVQMPEMDGITATQIIRRDFPPVVQPYIIALTANDEAGDRTTCAQVGMNGYLTKPLGQNQLAEALAVVKQTL